One genomic segment of Ricinus communis isolate WT05 ecotype wild-type chromosome 5, ASM1957865v1, whole genome shotgun sequence includes these proteins:
- the LOC8267446 gene encoding starch synthase 3, chloroplastic/amyloplastic, translated as MEVGLAVQKPVSCSRAVFHQRTLFNIKPFLGSFPHVKSSNFSCFHLTSWGNKYPTSGVSLIVAAAADFSKRRRRKMSTAKSRGPAPEGFTLKTPAGTSTQKRNLQNNGDKEDSVTLTSSEIVGTNKKTPETKDHIDEEQEFELTVDKKVIEEKVTEDVPLSLAKSNQAMENGSVGNVGNVNMSADEIAREERQFDNLKSDRFVKEEGFGTDDKEIEDTSLKLKLEMEEKRKQEIEGLAEYSFSRGNKLFIYPLVVKPDQDIEVYLNRSLSTLNNEPDVFIMGAFNDWRWKSFTIRLNKTHLKGDWWSCQVHVPKEAYKMDFVFFNGKNVYDNNDKKDFCTAVEGGMDALAFDDFLLEEKRRELDKLAKEQAERERQAEDQRQREVEKAASEADKAHAKVEIEKRREILHQSMKKASSPIDNVWYIRPTEFKGEDLVRLYYNKSSGPLAHAKDIWIHGGCNNWSDGLSIVEKLICSERKDGEWWYAKVLVPDRAIILDWVFADGPPQSAIVYDNNQRQDFHAIVPKSVPTELFWVEEEHRIYRKLQEERRLREEAIRAKAEKTAHMKAERKERTLKRFLLSQKHIVYTDPLDVQAGKDATVFYNPANTVLNGKSEVWFRGSFNRWTHRNGPLPPLKMVSADNGSHVKATVKVPLDAYMMDFVFSEKEEGGTFDNKDGVDYHVPVFGGIAKEPPMHIVHVAVEMAPIAKVGGLGDVVTSLSRAVQDLNHSVDIILPKYDCMNLTHVKDIHYQKSYSWGGTEIKVWFGKVEGLSVYFLEPQNGMFWTGCIYGCRNDGERFGFFCHAALEFLQQSGFHPDIIHCHDWSSAPVAWLFKDHYMHYGLSKARVVFTIHNLEFGANNIGRAMAYSDMATTVSPTYSREVAGNSAIAPHLHKFHGILNGIDPDIWDPYNDKFIPVAYTSENVVEGKRAAKEALQQRLGLKKADLPLIGIITRLTHQKGIHLIKHAIWRTLDRNGQVVLLGSAPDPRIQNDFVNLANQLHSSHADRARLCLTYDEPLSHLIYAGADFILVPSIFEPCGLTQLTAMRYGSIPVVRKTGGLYDTVFDVDHDKERAQAQGLEPNGFSFDGADAAGTDYALNRAISAWYDGRGWFNSLCKTVMQQDWSWNKPALDYMELYHAARK; from the exons ATGGAAGTGGGTTTGGCAGTACAGAAACCCGTCAGTTGTAGTCGGGCTGTTTTTCACCAGAGAACCCTTTTCAATATCAAGCCATTTCTCGGGTCTTTTCCTCATGTTAAATCTAGCAACTTTTCATGT TTTCATCTTACTTCATGGGGCAACAAATACCCAACAAGTGGAGTTTCACTCattgttgctgctgctgcag ATTTTTCTAAGAGGAGACGGAGAAAAATGTCAACGGCAAAGTCTAGAGGTCCTGCTCCAGAAGGATTCACACTGAAAACTCCTGCAGGAACAAGCACCCAGAAGAGAAATTTACAGAACAATGGAGATAAAGAGGATTCAGTAACTCTCACTTCTAGTGAGATTGTGGGTACCAACAAGAAAACACCTGAAACTAAAGATCACATAGATGAAGAACAAGAATTCGAACTTACTGTGGATAAGAAGGTTATTGAAGAAAAGGTAACAGAAGATGTACCGTTGTCCCTTGCTAAAAGCAATCAAGCCATGGAAAATGGAAGTGTTGGTAATGTTGGGAATGTGAATATGTCAGCTGATGAAATTGCTAGAGAGGAAAGACAGTTTGACAATTTAAAGAGTGATCGCTTTGTAAAAGAGGAAGGTTTTGGGACTGATGACAAAGAAATTGAAGACACTTctctaaaattaaagttgGAAATGGAAGAAAAACGGAAACAAGAAATTGAGGGTCTAGCTGAGTATAGTTTCTCAAGGGgtaacaaattatttatttatcccCTGGTTGTGAAACCTGATCAAGACATAGAAGTATACCTTAATAGGAGTCTATCCACACTGAATAATGAACCAGACGTTTTTATTATGGGAGCCTTCAATGACTGGAGATGGAAATCTTTTACAATAAGGTTGAACAAGACACATCTAAAAGGGGATTGGTGGTCTTGCCAGGTTCATGTTCCGAAAGAAGCATATAAAATGGATTTTGTGTTTTTCAATGGGAAAAATGTCTATGACAATAATGACAAAAAGGACTTCTGCACAGCTGTGGAAGGTGGAATGGATGCATTAGCATTTGATGATTTCTTGCTTGAGGAAAAGCGAAGGGAGCTAGACAAACTTGCAAAGGAGCAAGCTGAGAGGGAAAGACAAGCAGAAGACCAGAGGCAAAGAGAAGTGGAGAAGGCTGCAAGTGAAGCTGATAAAGCACATGCAAAGGTAGAAATTGAAAAGAGGCGAGAAATATTGCATCAGTCGATGAAAAAAGCTTCAAGTCCTATTGATAATGTGTGGTATATTAGGCCTACTGAGTTTAAAGGTGAGGACCTGGTCCGattatattataacaaaagTTCAGGTCCTCTTGCCCATGCCAAGGACATCTGGATTCATGGGGGATGTAATAACTGGAGTGATGGGTTGTCAATTGTTGAAAAGCTCATTTGCTCTGAGAGAAAGGATGGTGAATGGTGGTATGCTAAGG TTCTTGTACCAGATAGAGCCATCATCTTGGATTGGGTCTTCGCTGATGGTCCACCTCAGAGTGCTATCGTGTATGATAACAATCAGCGCCAAGATTTCCATGCAATTGTGCCAAAATCCGTTCCTACAGAATTGTTTTGGGTTGAGGAAGAGCACCGTATATATAGGAAACTACAGGAAGAAAGGAGGCTAAGAGAGGAGGCAATACGCGCCAAG GCTGAAAAAACAGCACATATGAAAGCTGAAAGAAAGGAGAGAACTTTGAAAAGGTTTCTGCTGTCTCAGAAGCATATAGTTTATACTGACCCTCTTGATGTTCAGGCAGGAAAAGATGCGACAGTTTTTTACAATCCTGCTAACACAGTTCTCAATGGTAAATCTGAAGTTTGGTTCAGAGGTTCATTTAATCGTTGGACTCACCGGAATGGTCCATTGCCACCTCTGAAAATGGTATCCGCAGATAATGGTTCTCATGTCAAAGCTACTg TCAAGGTTCCATTAGATGCATACATGATGGATTTTGTATTCTCGGAGAAGGAAGAAGGTGGAACTTTTGACAATAAAGATGGCGTGGACTACCATGTACCTGTGTTTGGGGGGATCGCGAAGGAGCCACCAATGCATATTGTGCATGTTGCTGTTGAAATGGCCCCAATTGCAAAG GTTGGAGGACTTGGTGATGTTGTGACTAGTCTCTCACGTGCTGTCCAAGATTTAAATCATAGTGTGGACATCATTCTTCCCAAGTATGACTGCATGAACCTTACCCAT GTGAAGGACATTCATTATCAGAAAAGCTATTCCTGGGGTGGTACAGAAATAAAAGTATGGTTCGGAAAGGTGGAAGGTCTTTCTGTCTACTTTCTGGAGCCTCAAAATGG GATGTTTTGGACTGGTTGCATATATGGCTGCCGCAATGATGGGGAGAGATTTGGTTTCTTTTGTCATGCAGCTCTTGAGTTCTTACAACAAAGTGGATTTCATCCT GACATTATCCACTGTCACGATTGGTCTAGTGCTCCAGTTGCATGGCTTTTTAAAGACCACTACATGCACTATGGTCTTAGCAAAGCTCGGGTTGTCTTTACGATTCATAACCTTGAATTTGGGGCAAACAACATTGGCAGAGCTATGGCATACTCTGACATGGCTACAACT GTATCCCCCACATATTCAAGGGAGGTTGCTGGAAATTCTGCAATAGCTCCTCATCTTCACAAATTCCATGGTATACTGAATGGAATTGACCCAGACATATGGGATCCTTATAACGATAAGTTCATTCCT GTAGCTTATACATCTGAGAATGTTGTCGAAGGGAAAAGAGCTGCAAAGGAGGCTTTGCAGCAAAGGCTTGGTTTAAAGAAAGCTGATCTGCCTTTAATTGGGATTATTACTCGCCTGACACATCAGAAAGGAATCCATCTCATCAAGCATGCAATTTGGCGAACCTTAGATCGCAATGGACAA GTCGTATTGCTTGGTTCTGCTCCAGATCCTCGGATTCAGAATGATTTTGTGAACTTGGCCAACcaattgcattcttctcatgCTGACCGTGCTCGCCTTTGTTTGACTTATGATGAGCCACTCTCGCACTTG ATATATGCAGGTGCTGATTTCATTCTAGTCCCATCAATTTTTGAGCCATGCGGACTGACGCAACTTACTGCTATGAGATATGGTTCAATACCTGTTGTTCGAAAAACTGGAG gaCTTTATGATACTGTATTTGATGTTGATCATGATAAAGAGAGAGCACAAGCACAAGGTCTTGAACCTAATGGATTTAGTTTTGATGGAGCTGATGCTGCTGGCACTGATTATGCTTTGAATAG GGCAATTTCTGCATGGTATGATGGACGGGGGTGGTTTAACTCATTATGCAAAACGGTGATGCAGCAAGACTGGTCTTGGAATAAACCTGCTCTTGATTACATGGAGCTTTACCATGCGGCACGCaagtga
- the LOC8284192 gene encoding uncharacterized protein LOC8284192 produces the protein MADWHGMMGNNSVGGYSRRSMRDEDFEEEDIWSVVKEREDSSPKIRKSKDNYCSSSPSSSAWRLHSAPRMIPRANIVSPTSAGVPATSTHEAKAVQQSSAPVNIPDWSKIYGKNTRMGSWANNDDDDDDDDGIVYDDGEDHGHVNGNGYYYNYNNNNVDVNGNDDEEDEMVPPHEWIAKKLARSQISSFSVCEGIGRTLKGRDLSKVRNAILAKTGFLE, from the coding sequence ATGGCAGATTGGCATGGTATGATGGGCAATAACAGTGTTGGTGGTTATAGTAGGAGGTCAATGAGAGACGAagattttgaagaagaagatataTGGTCAGTTGTTAAAGAAAGGGAAGACTCAAGTCCCAAGATTAGGAAATCTAAAGATAATTACTGTTCTtcctctccttcttcttctgcaTGGCGCTTGCATAGTGCACCAAGAATGATACCAAGAGCTAATATTGTTAGCCCAACGTCAGCTGGAGTACCGGCAACATCAACTCATGAAGCTAAAGCTGTTCAACAGTCATCAGCTCCTGTCAACATCCCTGATTGGTCAAAGATTTATGGTAAAAATACAAGAATGGGGTCATGGGctaataatgatgatgatgatgatgatgatgatggtatTGTTTATGATGACGGAGAGGATCACGGCCATGTTAATGGCAATgggtattattataattataataataataatgttgaTGTTAATGGaaatgatgatgaagaagatgaaatGGTGCCTCCGCATGAATGGATAGCTAAGAAACTTGCAAGAAGTcagatttcttctttttctgtttgtgAAGGTATTGGAAGAACACTCAAAGGAAGAGATCTTAGCAAGGTGAGGAATGCTATTTTGGCAAAAACAGGTTTCTTAGAGTAG